One genomic segment of Brassica napus cultivar Da-Ae chromosome A3, Da-Ae, whole genome shotgun sequence includes these proteins:
- the LOC106448783 gene encoding protein TRM32-like codes for MGKNLRQKVTCSPIQNHPGFMWGLFDILKHNHWRYIKKRLPHKRPIGGRRSASAGTKSEVNNTVTSPDTIPVSKSKVEDKTNADSGKRPKKPSSSAVKSKDSSNSGEKPKRNPSSEDKSKNLNSEEKRRRTHSEIKKSVKALIKALVIEDKSKRKGRHHRSSTYPVQSNPKDKESLSEVRESSDKDSSDKKIAISPSTGSLNPLYLMSEESSYSDSEDFKSEKTPADESDHFKKKKEEARSDPKLKEDYDTSSSPRQTKACLDALNLIHMNRNFLLKVLQDPGSPLARHFQREQAFSSKTMTRSGSFPTHEHSNVAPTSPSIAVELKAVEKLADEDSSGYTRKRGKNHQVVIKRFKDLRQKIKHVINENKSEKHRITMDAVLDKVPRKYGFSKDLRQDVLSHCSATKKEGSKPRQIRRTSSLCGSVDRYLQLYEKSFQKNNATSEKSKVEESEEPALSCKIVPKILGRILSLPGTKSPYALKTEDVPDLFTTSSISMEQEQEQDGLDDISEISEDQSSEHEMPETEQDREVSRLDVETETKSLYEPSVDCLIFDDNASESHIPRDLKVGHDPDTETCETRKQLESITAEAIDEYLQIEAQDKGKFNYVRDILEISGFNAPESLSMWQSDYQPLDPLVYEEMTTTATIGCMIQDPECSRNDYGEEEESNCNHLLLFDLINEVLIEIYERSYHYCPKPLSNLCRIHPMPVGYSVLKDVWVRINFYLRYKPHDEQSFDEIMSRDLRRDDGWMDLQFESECVGIEVEDLIFEELLEELLGSC; via the exons ATGGGGAAGAACTTGCGTCAGAAAGTGACATGCTCCCCAATCCAAAACCATCCTGGATTCATGTGGGGACTCTTTGACATTCTTAAGCACAACCATTGGCGTTACATCAAGAAACGTCTTCCTCACAAAAGACCCAtcggtggtagacgaagtgctTCTGCTG GAACAAAAAGCGAAGTAAATAACACAGTTACATCACCAGATACTATTCCCGTTTCTAAGAGCAAGGTTGAAGATAAAACAAATGCA GACTCTGGGAAAAGACCCAAGAAGCCTAGTTCTTCTGCAGTAAAGTCCAAAGATTCTTCTAACTCAGGGGAGAAGCCAAAAAGGAATCCTAGTTCAGAAGACAAGTCCAAGAATCTCAACTCAGAAGAGAAGCGGAGAAGGACACATTCAGAGATCAAAAAGTCTGTCAAGGCTTTGATCAAGGCACTTGTAATAGAAGACAAGTCCAAGAGGAAAGGCCGTCACCACAGAAGCTCCACTTACCCTGTCCAATCAAACCCAAAGGACAAGGAGTCATTGAGTGAAGTAAGAGAATCTTCTGACAAGGATTCCTCAGACAAGAAGATTGCCATTTCACCCTCCACTGGTTCACTGAACCCTCTTTACCTCATGTCAGAGGAATCAAGCTACAGCGACAGCGAAGACTTTAAGTCAGAGAAAACCCCAGCTGATGAAAGTGATcatttcaagaagaagaaggaggaagcTCGGTCTGATCCAAAGTTGAAAGAGGATTATGATACATCATCATCGCCTAGACAGACAAAAGCATGTCTTGATGCTCTCAACCTGATACACATGAACAGAAACTTCTTATTAAAAGTCTTGCAGGATCCTGGTTCACCACTAGCCAGGCATTTCCAGAGAGAACAAGCTTTTAGCTCCAAAACCATGACTAGATCAGGATCCTTTCCTACTCATGAACATAGTAATGTAGCACCAACATCTCCTTCCATAGCTGTAGAACTCAAAGCAGTGGAGAAACTTGCGGATGAAGATTCATCTGGTTACACGAGGAAGAGAGGAAAGAACCACCAAGTGGTGATCAAGCGTTTCAAGGATCTAAGACAGAAGATAAAGCATGTCATCAACGAGAACAAGAGCGAGAAGCACCGTATCACTATGGATGCTGTCTTAGACAAAGTACCTCGAAAGTACGGTTTTTCCAAAGATTTGAGACAGGACGTCTTGTCTCACTGTTCTGCTACTAAGAAGGAAGGATCAAAACCGAGGCAGATAAGAAGGACATCGTCTCTGTGTGGATCGGTTGATAGATATCTTCAGCTGTATGAAAAGAGCTTTCAAAAGAACAATGCTACTTCAGAGAAATCGAAGGTGGAGGAGTCTGAGGAACCAGCATTGTCTTGTAAGATAGTTCCTAAGATCTTGGGAAGGATTCTTTCATTACCTGGAACTAAATCTCCTTATGCTTTGAAGACTGAGGACGTTCCTGACCTATTCACAACTTCAAGTATATCAATGGagcaagaacaagaacaagatgGTCTGGACGACATTTCAGAGATCTCAGAAGATCAGTCTTCAGAACACGAAATGCCAGAGACAGAACAAGACAGAGAAGTCTCTAGGCTTGATGTTGAAACtgaaacaaaatctttgtaTGAACCATCAGTAGACTGTCTAATTTTTGATGATAATGCATCTGAATCTCACATCCCACGAG atTTAAAGGTAGGGCACGATCCGGATACAGAGACTTGTGAAACAAGAAAACAGTTAGAGAGCATAACAGCAGAAGCCATAGACGAATACCTTCAGATAGAAGCACAAGATAAAGGGAAGTTCAACTATGTAAGAGACATTCTCGAGATCTCTGGTTTCAACGCACCTGAATCTCTCTCAATGTGGCAATCAGATTACCAGCCGCTAGATCCATTAGTCTACGAAGAAATGACCACAACAGCAACAATAGGATGTATGATCCAAGATCCAGAATGTTCAAGAAACGAttatggtgaagaagaagaaagcaactGCAACCACTTGCTTCTCTTTGATTTAATCAATGAGGTACTAATCGAAATCTACGAAAGGTCTTACCATTACTGTCCCAAGCCATTGTCAAATTTATGTAGAATCCATCCAATGCCGGTGGGGTATAGTGTTTTGAAAGATGTTTGGGTTAGAATAAACTTTTACTTGCGTTACAAGCCACACGATGAGCAATCTTTTGATGAGATTATGAGTAGGGATTTGAGGAGAGATGATGGGTGGATGGATTTGCAGTTTGAGAGTGAGTGCGTTGGGATAGAAGTTGAGGATTTGATCTTTGAGGAGCTTCTTGAGGAACTGCTTGGATCCTGTTAA
- the LOC106429017 gene encoding cyclin-dependent protein kinase inhibitor SMR3: MVAFKFRIQRTLSFLSLSLLNLSLPSLSSTSFSKILLMAEISCVKEIQEEDVDKNRLLTRPELDVTDHKEQTVNEEDGCKTPTSSPHKIPAALCPPAPRKPKPNRSSGMKRKLTSVHVVNRIPIDLSPEIEMFFEELDRRIKKSRKQ, translated from the coding sequence ATGGTGGCTTTCAAGTTTCGGATCCAACGCACGTTatctttcctctctctctctctccttaatctctctctcccttctctctcttctaCCTCTTTCTCTAAAATTCTCCTAATGGCAGAGATCAGCTGCGTCAAGGAGATTCAAGAAGAAGACGTAGATAAGAACCGGTTACTGACTCGACCAGAATTGGATGTTACAGATCACAAAGAGCAAACGGTCAACGAAGAGGATGGATGCAAAACTCCAACATCATCCCCTCACAAGATTCCAGCGGCGTTATGCCCACCAGCTCCAAGGAAACCGAAACCAAACCGATCTTCCGggatgaaaagaaaattaacgTCGGTTCATGTTGTTAACCGTATACCCATTGATCTGAGCCCTGAGATCGAGATGTTCTTTGAGGAGTTAGACCGCAGGATCAAGAAGTCACGGAAACAATAA
- the LOC106429008 gene encoding WD repeat-containing protein 44, with translation MANLSGANGKLERKKTMAMNWAGLGEVEDDDDRFFESSNRISTVVPIDLASSSDEEEGEFDDCRISFSSSAARHAPEPVTSPDFDIWMSAPGSITERRRRLRDGMGLESKKSMLGSISIQRISKPTAIEIVGGSVMEEKVAEEEDHNNPPPLDQRSPQMSVLIVRSRSDSDIESTSAEKIRKEEMLGKTSKSRLTRTASAIGAPRARVSPPNAPKRRGAKKLSTVVSNTQFSAFFLIKNLDTGKEFIVKEYGENGAWNRLSDLQTGKQLTMEEFEKSVGFSSIVKDLMRRDNANSAIDLSKLNSYVSKSLRESKKRGAAFLKNIKGVAHSMSSKAPPEKEKDPNVSSLRVVDQHQQQEKNNDETNQWVKVRHSGKSHKELSALHLCQEIEAHQGAIWTMKFSPDSHLLASGGEDCAIHVWEVQECEILSTNESSLTPIQEGDDAAEVPPEKKKKGKAPSIRKGNQIPDYVHAPETVFSLSDKPICSFTGHLDDVLDLSWSRSQLLLSSSKDKTVRLWDIETQSCLKLFAHNDYVTCVQFNPLDEDYFISGSLDAKIRIWNISNRQVVEWTDLNEMVTAVCYTPDGQAAFVGSHKGNCRLYSAEDCKLEQTNHIDLQNKKKAQAKKITAFQFSPINPAEVLVTSADSRIRVLDGTELVQKFRGFKNTCSQMTASYTLDAKHIVCASEDSQVYMWKHEEPRVGLTGRKTIAMYTSFETFPCKDVSVAIPWHGVVKGEPPPAQTQPKKNPKKPSATTTQENAAAGKKSGLPPLPKKNNDNTENVATEEHQEDEPTTQVPQNETESNAGESLKPGDSPSISISSRISSWSWFDGSGSHGTHLAQPTAWGMVIVTATIGGQIRVYQNFGLPRRVSRQGSLF, from the exons ATGGCGAATCTAAGCGGCgcaaatgggaaactggaacGGAAGAAGACAATGGCGATGAATTGGGCAGGGTTAGGCGAGGTTGAAGACGACGACGACCGCTTCTTCGAGAGCTCTAACCGTATCTCCACCGTCGTGCCTATCGATTTGGCATCTTCTTCTGACGAGGAGGAAGGCGAGTTTGATGATTGCCGaatctccttctcctcctccgccgcTCGTCATGCTCCCGAGCCGGTTACGTCGCCGGATTTCGATATCTGGATGTCGGCGCCGGGATCCATAACGGAGCGTCGTCGCAGGCTCCGCGATGGAATGGGGCTCGAGTCGAAGAAGAGCATGCTCGGATCTATCTCGATCCAGCGCATCAGCAAACCTACTGCGATTGAGATCGTCGGAGGAAGCGTTATGGAAGAGAAGGTTGCGGAGGAGGAGGATCATAATAATCCTCCTCCGTTGGATCAACGATCTCCGCAGATGTCGGTTTTGATCGTACGGTCCAGATCCGATTCCGATATCGAATCGACTTCCGCTGAGAAAATACGAAAAGAGGAAATGTTGGGGAAAACGTCGAAATCGCGTCTGACCAGAACCGCGTCTGCGATTGGAGCTCCGCGTGCGAGAGTCTCGCCGCCTAACGCTCCCAAACGACGCGGCGCGAAGAAGCTCTCAACGGTAGTTTCCAATACTCAGTTCAGCGCCTTCTTCCTGATTAAGAATCTCGACACGGGAAAAGAGTTCATCGTGAAGGAGTACGGCGAGAACGGAGCGTGGAATCGTCTCAGCGATCTTCAAACAGGTAAGCAGCTGACGATGGAGGAGTTTGAGAAAAGCGTTGGATTCTCGTCTATTGTTAAGGACCTTATGCGGCGAGATAATGCTAATTCGGCAATTGATTTGAGTAAATTAAACTCGTATGTGTCGAAGAGCTTGAGGGAAAGCAAGAAGAGAGGTGCTGCTTTTCTAAAGAACATAAAAGGCGTTGCTCATTCGATGAGCTCTAAGGCTCCtccagagaaagagaaagatccTAACGTTAGTAGTCTGAGAGTAGTGGACCAACACCAACAGCAGGAGAAGAACAACGACGAGACAAATCAATGGGTGAAGGTGAGGCATTCAGGGAAGTCTCACAAAGAGCTCAGCGCTTTGCATTTGTGCCAAGAGATTGAAGCTCATCAAGGAGCTATCTGGACTATGAAGTTTAGTCCTGACTCGCATTTGTTAGCAAGTGGAGGGGAGGATTGTGCTATTCATGTGTGGGAGGTCCAGGAATGTGAGATCTTGTCAACGAACGAGAGCAGCTTGACACCCATTCAAGAAGGTGATGATGCAGCAGAAGTGCCaccggagaagaagaaaaaggggAAAGCTCCATCGATTAGAAAAGGAAATCAGATCCCAGATTATGTCCATGCGCCTGAAACTGTCTTCTCATTATCAGATAAACCCATATGCAGTTTTACTGGCCATTTGGATGATGTTCTGGACTTGTCCTGGTCTCGGTCACAG CTATTGCTTTCATCTTCCAAGGACAAAACCGTGCGGTTATGGGATATCGAAACTCAAAGCTGTCTAAAACTGTTTGCCCACAATGACTATG TTACTTGTGTACAATTTAATCCACTGGATGAAGATTACTTCATAAGTGGCTCACTTGATGCCAAGATCCGTATATGGAACATATCGAACCGTCAAGTAGTGGAGTGGACTGATCTAAATGAAATGGTTACTGCTGTTTGTTACACTCCTGATGGTCAG GCTGCATTTGTTGGTTCACATAAAGGGAATTGTCGGCTTTACAGTGCAGAAG atTGCAAGCTGGAGCAAACTAACCATATTGATctgcaaaacaaaaagaaagctCAAGCTAAAAAGATCACAGCTTTCCAG TTTTCGCCGATTAATCCAGCAGAAGTGCTTGTAACGTCTGCTGATTCACGCATTCGGGTTCTTGACGGTACTGAACTTGTTCAAAAATTCAGAG GTTTCAAAAACACATGTAGTCAAATGACAGCATCTTACACACTAGATGCCAAACACATTGTCTGCGCAAGCGAAGATTCACAGGTTTACATGTGGAAACACGAAGAACCAAGAGTAGGACTAACCGGTAGAAAAACCATCGCCATGTATACTTCTTTCGAAACCTTCCCTTGCAAAGACGTTTCCGTGGCAATACCCTGGCATGGCGTTGTTAAAGGAGAACCACCACCCGCACAAACCCAACCGAAGAAAAACCCAAAGAAACCCTCAGCTACTACCACACAAGAAAACGCAGCCGCAGGTAAAAAATCTGGCCTCCCACCGTTACCTAAGAAAAACAACGACAACACGGAGAATGTAGCGacagaagaacatcaagaagATGAACCCACGACACAAGTTCCCCAAAACGAAACAGAAAGCAATGCTGGAGAGTCATTGAAGCCAGGGGATTCGCCTTCTATATCGATCTCATCTCGGATATCTTCATGGTCTTGGTTTGATGGTAGCGGCAGTCATGGAACGCATTTGGCTCAACCAACGGCTTGGGGAATGGTGATCGTAACAGCCACGATCGGTGGTCAAATCCGGGTTTACCAGAACTTCGGTTTGCCACGCAGAGTCAGTCGTCAGGGCTCTCTGTTTTGA
- the LOC106448826 gene encoding dol-P-Glc:Glc(2)Man(9)GlcNAc(2)-PP-Dol alpha-1,2-glucosyltransferase-like → MGKIAVAAITSLWVIPMSIIVNHIVPGPYMDEIFHVPQAQQYCKGNLRSWDPMITTPPGLYYLSLAHVASLFPGMLLMGATSQSFSEACSTSVLRSTNAVFAVLCGVLVFEIIRFLGPNLSDRKATLMALVMSLYPLHWFFTFLYYTDVASLTAFLAMYLACLRKRYFLSAFFGALAICTRQTNVVWMLFVACSGVLDFTLDSPRQKEKEKVDQDSYHQSIGRKEATPRSNLRKRKPDNSTLDPFDRAKSFSSTEDTSGLVYDVYAVISTCWSMKWQLLVTFSPFIVVVVAFGIFIIWNGGIVLGAKEDHVVSPHFAQIMYFSLVSALFTAPLHFSVGQLRNLLQELRQNRPLSLLLTLVALVAGLASVHFFSLAHPYLLADNRHYPFYLWRKIINAHWLMKYMLVPVYVYSWFSILSLLEKSRRKIWVLVYFLATCAVLVPTPLIEFRYYTIPFYIFMLHSCVRNSGWATWLLTGTVFVCVNVFTMGMFLFRTFKWSHEDGVQRFIW, encoded by the exons ATGGGGAAAATAGCGGTTGCAGCAATCACGAGCTTGTGGGTGATTCCCATGTCGATCATCGTCAACCACATTGTTCCAGGACCCTACATG GACGAGATATTCCATGTGCCTCAGGCTCAGCAATACTGTAAAGGGAATCTCAGGAGCTGGGATCCTATGATCACCACCCCACCTGGATT GTACTATCTTTCACTAGCACATGTTGCTTCTTTGTTTCCAGGAATGTTGTTGATGGGAGCTACTTCTCAGTCCTTCTCAGAAGCTTGTTCGACGTCTGTCCTGCGGTCTACTAATGCTGTTTTTGCAGTATTGTGTGGAGTTCTAGTGTTTGAGATTATCAGATTCCTGGGGCCGAATCTCAGTGATAGAAAAGCAACTTTGATGGCTCTGGTCATGTCTCTTTACCCTCTCCACTGGTTCTTCACTTTCCTCTACTATACAGATGTTGCGTCTCTAACAGCTTTTCTCGCCATGTACCTCGCTTGTTTGAGGAAAAGATATTTCCTCAGTGCTTTT TTTGGTGCTTTAGCAATTTGTACCCGACAAACAAATGTAGTCTGGATGTTGTTCGTAGCTTGCTCAGGTGTTCTAGACTTCACTCTTGACTCGCCCaggcaaaaagaaaaagaaaaggtagACCAAGACTCGTATCATCAGTCCATTGGTAGGAAAGAAGCAACTCCGAGAtcaaatcttagaaaaagaaaacCTGATAATAGCACCTTGGATCCTTTTGACCGTGCTAAATCTTTTTCTTCAACAGAGGATACTTCAG GCTTAGTCTATGATGTTTATGCTGTAATCTCAACATGTTGGAGTATGAAGTGGCAACTTTTGGTCACATTTAGCCCTTTTATTGTGGTTGTGGTGGCCTTTGGTATTTTTATCATCTGGAACGGCGGTATAGTCCTAG GTGCAAAAGAGGATCATGTAGTTTCACCACATTTTGCGCAGATAATGTATTTCAGCCTCGTCTCTGCACTCTTTACTGCTCCCCTACACTTCTCAGTAGGTCAACTGAGAAATCTACTCCAAGAGCTCCGTCAAAACAGGCCATTGAGCCTTCTACTAACTCTTGTGGCTCTCGTAGCCGGTTTAGCCTCTGTACACTTTTTCAG CTTGGCTCATCCTTATCTTCTCGCTGATAATCGCCACTATCCCTTCTATCTATGGAGAAAAATTATCAACGCACATTGGTTGATGAAGTACATGTTAGTCCCGGTTTACGTCTATTCCTGGTTCTCAATCCTATCTTTATTAG AGAAAAGTCGAAGGAAGATATGGGTGTTGGTCTATTTCTTAGCTACATGTGCAGTTCTTGTTCCAACGCCATTGATCGAGTTCAGATATTACACTATACCATTTTATATCTTCATGCTTCATTCCTGTGTTAGAAACAGCGGTTGGGCCACTTGGCTTCTCACTGGAACGGTTTTTGTATGTGTCAATGTGTTTACAATGGGAATGTTCTTGTTTAGAACATTCAAGTGGAGCCATGAGGATGGTGTCCAGAGGTTTATTTGGTAG
- the LOC106448867 gene encoding metallothionein-like protein type 2, MT2-22: protein MSCCGGNCGCGAGCKCVGCGGCKMYPDLSFSGETTTTETLVLGVAPSMNSQYEASGETFVAENDACKCGSDCKCNPCTCK from the exons ATGTCTTGCTGTGGAGGAAACTGTGGTTGCGGAGCTGGCTGCAAGTGCGTTGGATGCGGAGG TTGCAAAATGTACCCAGACTTGAGCTTCTCCGGCGAGACCACCACCACCGAGACTCTTGTCCTCGGCGTTGCTCCGTCGATGAACTCTCAGTACGAGGCTTCCGGCGAGACTTTCGTGGCCGAGAATGATGCCTGCAAATGCGGATCTGACTGCAAGTGCAACCCTTGCACCTGCAAATAG